One genomic segment of Falsiruegeria litorea R37 includes these proteins:
- a CDS encoding CobW family GTP-binding protein: protein MIPVCIVSGYLGAGKTTLIRDFLRAPGGLRATVLVNDFGQINIDAELIAQTGVDTIALTNGCACCSIGDDLLGAAQSAVQDEPDIMIIEASGVAQPARIAHLLHGVVGTRSARCLTVMNLARARQLSRDKFVANLFRQQIDQAHGLSVNRTAAHARGWTSNHPQYPTLGAFIADNKARTRSTATEMTKGTNFVHRVFHPRPMKEAELMQWLMTHCPNLHRAKGLVPLKLASGKTIMARLDFVQGDWALERVPNAQPDPFGQIVAISPVT, encoded by the coding sequence ATGATCCCCGTCTGCATCGTTTCAGGCTATTTGGGAGCGGGCAAAACAACACTGATCCGCGATTTCCTGCGCGCGCCCGGCGGGTTGCGCGCGACGGTACTGGTCAACGATTTTGGACAGATCAATATCGATGCTGAACTGATCGCTCAGACCGGCGTCGACACGATTGCGCTGACCAACGGATGCGCCTGCTGCTCGATCGGCGACGACCTGCTTGGCGCCGCTCAATCGGCGGTTCAAGATGAGCCTGACATAATGATCATCGAAGCCAGCGGCGTCGCTCAACCCGCCCGGATCGCCCACCTGTTACACGGTGTCGTGGGGACCCGGTCAGCGCGGTGTCTGACGGTGATGAACCTGGCGCGCGCGCGCCAACTGTCGCGAGACAAGTTTGTCGCCAACCTGTTTCGCCAGCAGATCGACCAGGCCCATGGCCTAAGCGTTAACCGAACAGCAGCTCACGCCCGGGGCTGGACATCGAACCACCCACAATACCCCACGTTGGGTGCCTTCATCGCAGATAATAAGGCCCGAACCCGTTCTACCGCCACCGAAATGACAAAGGGTACCAATTTTGTGCACCGCGTCTTTCATCCCCGACCCATGAAAGAGGCTGAGCTTATGCAGTGGTTGATGACACATTGCCCGAATCTGCACCGCGCAAAGGGTCTGGTGCCGCTCAAGCTGGCCAGCGGGAAAACAATCATGGCCAGGTTGGATTTTGTGCAGGGGGATTGGGCCTTGGAACGGGTGCCAAACGCCCAACCAGATCCTTTCGGCCAAATCGTAGCGATTTCACCGGTCACCTAA
- a CDS encoding amidohydrolase — protein MSEITIYPARRIHTMSPSNPIAEAVAVRDGIILEAGRIKDMQPWLEGAKVTVDEQFADKVLFPGFIDPHLHPSLGATLLPCQFITAFEWDLGKHKVPATRGRTEYLARLQQFIADRGPSQELFVTWGYHRTWHGIIGRPDLNAIAPDVPVILWHRSFHEVILNDAAIDKLNLDRQMMASHPQIDADLGVFFETGGQVALNALRPHLFAPTWFGRGLQDLKQLLHAGGHTTVGDMAWGIFDFELEWQSYIFAIEQAEAPFRVQMIPRGIPDAELTGTPEEALARIETLSDRGSHRLFFDKHVKLFTDGAFFSQLMQVQEPGFIDGHHGEWLTAPEQFEAACRAYWNAGYRIHVHCTGDLGVELALDVLDKLQFERPRFDHRFTIEHFGVSTEEQVRRIKALGALVSANVYYLHELGEAYWRHNLGHERASQMARLGSLAREGVPFALHSDFTMAPARPLTSVWVAVNRIAESGAVLGPNERISVDQAMRAITIDAAYVLGQEQRIGSIRAGKSADFTVLDDDPYEVAPETIRDIRVHGTVFEGTPHLVKG, from the coding sequence ATGTCCGAAATCACCATCTATCCCGCCCGCCGTATCCATACAATGAGCCCTTCGAACCCCATTGCCGAGGCGGTCGCTGTGCGCGACGGGATCATCCTTGAGGCTGGGCGGATCAAAGACATGCAGCCCTGGCTTGAGGGGGCCAAGGTCACGGTGGACGAGCAATTCGCCGACAAGGTGCTGTTTCCGGGATTCATTGACCCGCATCTGCATCCGTCGCTCGGGGCTACATTGCTGCCGTGCCAGTTCATCACTGCGTTCGAATGGGATCTGGGCAAGCATAAGGTGCCGGCAACGCGCGGGCGCACCGAATACCTTGCTCGACTGCAGCAGTTCATCGCGGATCGTGGCCCCTCGCAAGAGCTGTTTGTCACGTGGGGATACCACCGCACCTGGCATGGCATCATTGGGCGTCCGGACCTGAACGCAATTGCACCCGACGTGCCGGTCATCCTATGGCATCGTTCGTTTCACGAGGTCATTCTGAACGACGCTGCCATCGACAAGCTGAACCTGGATCGGCAGATGATGGCAAGCCACCCGCAGATCGACGCGGATCTGGGTGTGTTTTTTGAAACCGGCGGGCAGGTTGCGCTGAATGCTCTACGGCCGCATCTTTTTGCACCCACCTGGTTCGGACGCGGGCTGCAAGATCTGAAACAGCTGCTGCATGCGGGCGGGCACACCACCGTGGGTGACATGGCCTGGGGGATCTTTGATTTCGAACTGGAATGGCAATCCTATATCTTTGCGATTGAGCAGGCCGAGGCCCCATTTCGCGTACAGATGATCCCTCGTGGCATTCCCGACGCCGAACTGACCGGAACGCCCGAAGAGGCGTTGGCCCGGATCGAAACCTTGAGTGATCGTGGCAGTCACCGTCTGTTCTTTGACAAACACGTCAAGCTCTTCACTGATGGCGCGTTTTTCTCTCAGCTTATGCAAGTACAGGAACCCGGCTTCATCGACGGGCATCATGGCGAATGGCTGACCGCCCCCGAACAGTTCGAGGCCGCCTGCCGCGCCTATTGGAATGCAGGTTATCGCATCCATGTGCATTGCACCGGCGATCTAGGGGTCGAGCTCGCCTTGGATGTGCTCGACAAGCTGCAATTCGAACGGCCCCGGTTCGATCACCGCTTTACCATCGAACATTTCGGCGTCTCGACCGAGGAGCAGGTGCGCCGGATCAAGGCACTTGGGGCTCTGGTTTCGGCAAATGTCTATTACCTGCATGAGTTGGGAGAGGCTTACTGGCGCCACAATCTGGGCCACGAACGCGCCAGCCAGATGGCCCGTTTGGGGTCATTGGCGCGCGAAGGTGTGCCCTTTGCCCTGCATTCCGATTTCACCATGGCCCCGGCCCGCCCGCTGACCAGCGTTTGGGTGGCGGTGAACCGAATTGCGGAATCGGGTGCGGTTCTGGGCCCCAATGAACGGATCAGCGTCGATCAGGCGATGCGCGCCATCACCATCGATGCAGCTTATGTCTTGGGTCAAGAGCAGAGGATCGGATCCATTCGCGCGGGCAAGTCGGCGGATTTCACGGTGCTGGACGATGACCCCTACGAGGTCGCCCCCGAAACCATTCGCGACATCCGTGTCCACGGCACGGTGTTCGAAGGCACCCCGCATCTGGTCAAAGGATAG
- a CDS encoding TRAP transporter large permease, which produces MTYAFILFGLSIALLALRVNLFVLLLIVGSFIHLVWGDAELLYIVEDMWIALDKEVLLSIPLFLICGSVMGRGAIAARLIEIMTALTSPLPGGLAVATVMTCAVFAAISGSSAVTLIAVGSIAYPALLAQGYDKSFSLGALTTAGTLGVIIPPSIPMILYGIATETSIIDLFTAGILPGLFLMTLLAGYSFFVNRHMPRERFSLTRLLSALRSGIWSMLMPVILLGGIYSGYFSPTESAAVALAYAVIIEVFVHRELRLPDLRDVAIETTTMVGTIFPVLAIALSVNLLLTAHQAPAHLADWISGFITSKITFLLAINVLLLIVGCVMDMISAILILAPLLLALGRVYGIDPVHLGIIMTVNLEIGLLTPPVGINLIVAMTAFREKFGLICRSVLPFIAIMVLGLLVITFVPALSLILL; this is translated from the coding sequence ATGACCTATGCTTTTATCCTGTTCGGCCTGAGCATCGCTTTGCTGGCGTTACGGGTGAACCTGTTTGTCCTGCTCTTGATCGTGGGCAGCTTTATCCACCTGGTTTGGGGCGATGCCGAACTTCTCTACATCGTCGAAGACATGTGGATCGCCCTTGATAAAGAAGTGCTCCTGTCGATCCCACTGTTCCTGATCTGTGGGTCCGTGATGGGACGCGGTGCAATTGCCGCTCGTCTGATCGAAATCATGACCGCCCTTACATCCCCCCTGCCCGGTGGGCTGGCGGTGGCGACCGTGATGACCTGCGCGGTCTTTGCCGCTATTTCCGGATCATCCGCCGTAACATTGATTGCTGTTGGCTCTATCGCCTACCCGGCGCTGCTGGCGCAGGGCTATGACAAATCCTTTTCCCTTGGCGCGCTGACCACCGCCGGGACGCTCGGCGTCATCATCCCGCCGTCGATTCCGATGATCCTGTATGGCATTGCGACCGAAACCTCGATCATCGACCTGTTTACTGCGGGCATCCTGCCCGGTCTGTTCCTGATGACGTTGCTGGCGGGATATTCGTTCTTCGTGAACCGCCACATGCCACGCGAACGCTTTTCGCTGACCCGACTGCTGAGCGCGCTTCGGTCAGGCATCTGGTCGATGCTGATGCCTGTAATCCTGCTTGGCGGCATCTATTCGGGCTATTTCTCGCCCACGGAATCCGCCGCCGTTGCCTTGGCCTACGCGGTTATCATCGAGGTATTCGTACACCGCGAATTGCGACTTCCGGACCTGCGCGATGTGGCGATCGAGACGACAACCATGGTTGGCACCATCTTTCCCGTGCTGGCGATCGCGCTGTCGGTCAACCTGCTGTTGACCGCACATCAGGCCCCCGCCCATCTGGCGGACTGGATCAGCGGGTTCATCACCAGCAAGATCACTTTCCTGCTGGCGATCAACGTGCTGTTGCTGATCGTGGGCTGCGTGATGGACATGATCTCGGCCATCCTGATCCTAGCACCGCTGCTGCTGGCCCTTGGTCGCGTCTATGGCATCGACCCGGTGCACCTTGGCATCATCATGACCGTAAACCTTGAGATCGGTCTGCTGACCCCGCCTGTGGGCATCAACCTGATCGTGGCGATGACCGCCTTCCGCGAGAAATTCGGCCTGATCTGTCGCAGCGTCCTTCCCTTTATCGCCATCATGGTGCTTGGCCTGTTGGTGATCACCTTTGTCCCCGCCCTCTCGCTCATCCTGCTTTAG
- a CDS encoding TRAP transporter small permease, which produces MTLSPDWAERVLAGVFRFESVIAVAGYATVAGLLVVDVGLRELVGTSIYGAQRVSVYIMIVTGFLGLGLAAAQGRHLRPRFADGLIPKRFTTAATRLGDLIMTAVLLGFAWVGVHYVLEAREFEDMARIIDIPLWYLNLIVPYAFATTALRYALFALYPALRPEEVSSE; this is translated from the coding sequence ATGACACTCTCGCCTGATTGGGCCGAACGGGTTCTGGCCGGAGTGTTCCGGTTTGAATCCGTAATCGCGGTGGCAGGCTATGCCACCGTGGCCGGCTTGTTGGTTGTCGACGTCGGCCTGCGCGAGCTGGTCGGCACCTCGATCTACGGGGCGCAGCGGGTGTCGGTCTATATCATGATCGTCACCGGATTTCTGGGGCTTGGCCTGGCCGCAGCACAGGGCCGCCATCTGCGGCCCCGCTTTGCCGATGGGCTGATCCCAAAGCGCTTTACCACCGCCGCAACCCGACTGGGCGACCTGATCATGACTGCTGTCTTGTTGGGCTTTGCCTGGGTCGGTGTCCACTACGTGCTTGAGGCGCGCGAGTTCGAAGACATGGCCCGGATCATCGATATCCCGCTTTGGTATCTGAATCTGATTGTCCCCTACGCCTTTGCCACCACAGCGCTGCGTTATGCGCTCTTTGCCCTTTACCCGGCCCTGCGCCCTGAAGAAGTCAGCTCTGAATGA
- a CDS encoding TRAP transporter substrate-binding protein produces MKKLIIGTVVSGCLATATSAQVEIKLASIAPAGTPWIGHLETWEKNVEAATNGEIDIVIYPSGQLGNEYDTFKQVQRGRIDAASLSGGVLSAFVPELALMSTPYLFDKVETIDCVYDGAMGDTMKSLVADKDVELLQWGETGWVHVYAQDDLSDVANAEGYKARVAPHDMSRTLWASVGANGTELPYAETPAALQTGLVKAGESAEVSYVAFGLGKVAPHFMMTYHMHQAGGIIISERTMRKLSPEQQQILRDSLPSTQGGRDEIRQMGVALVRKYEAAGGPVHRLTDEQRAAWKAKVEPNWPGFVAGLGGQSEAMWPQVLEAKSACGE; encoded by the coding sequence ATGAAAAAACTGATTATCGGAACTGTTGTTTCAGGCTGTTTGGCGACGGCGACCTCGGCACAAGTCGAGATCAAGCTGGCGTCGATTGCGCCGGCAGGAACACCTTGGATCGGCCATCTGGAGACCTGGGAGAAGAATGTCGAGGCGGCCACAAACGGCGAGATTGACATCGTCATTTACCCGTCCGGACAGCTTGGCAATGAATACGACACGTTCAAACAAGTGCAACGCGGACGCATTGATGCGGCATCGTTGTCGGGCGGTGTGCTGAGTGCCTTTGTCCCAGAGCTGGCGCTGATGTCGACGCCCTATCTGTTCGACAAGGTGGAAACCATTGACTGCGTCTATGACGGCGCCATGGGTGACACGATGAAATCGCTCGTTGCCGACAAAGACGTCGAGCTGTTGCAATGGGGCGAAACGGGCTGGGTGCATGTTTACGCCCAGGACGATCTGTCGGATGTGGCCAATGCCGAAGGCTACAAGGCCCGCGTCGCGCCCCACGACATGTCGCGCACCCTGTGGGCATCGGTCGGCGCCAACGGAACCGAGCTGCCTTATGCTGAAACCCCTGCTGCGTTGCAGACCGGACTGGTGAAGGCCGGGGAAAGCGCCGAGGTGTCTTATGTTGCCTTCGGCCTGGGCAAGGTCGCGCCGCATTTCATGATGACCTATCACATGCATCAGGCCGGCGGCATCATCATCAGCGAACGCACGATGAGAAAGCTCAGCCCCGAACAGCAGCAGATCCTGCGCGACAGCCTGCCCAGCACCCAAGGGGGCCGGGATGAGATCCGTCAGATGGGAGTGGCTCTGGTCAGAAAATATGAGGCCGCAGGTGGCCCTGTTCATCGCCTGACAGACGAGCAGCGCGCCGCGTGGAAAGCCAAGGTCGAGCCGAACTGGCCCGGCTTTGTGGCCGGTCTGGGTGGCCAGTCCGAGGCGATGTGGCCCCAAGTCCTCGAAGCCAAATCGGCTTGCGGCGAATGA